The proteins below come from a single Fusarium verticillioides 7600 chromosome 3, whole genome shotgun sequence genomic window:
- a CDS encoding glutamate 5-kinase: protein MIHADMLFLMTDVDCLYDKNPRTNPDAKPIEVVEDIAALQADVSSAGSSLGTGGMSTKIIAARLGTSAGVTTVITRSSNPGNVLNIVQYLQSIQKGNTPPSPDERAEGLSRSASALTLSNLNGAPWPPLHTRFIPANDPIRDRHFWLLHTPHPHGTLYIDSGAYKALVGKAGLLPVGVIDVEGNFAQQEVVRLVAVKRRSTPGPDGKMWEGTPEEVGRALVNYAAAEIARIKGKQSVEIEKILGYADSEYVAHRQHVGFFKRDSRPVSPAREINGAVME from the exons ATGATACACGCTGATatgctgttcttgatgacgGATGTTGACTGTCTCTATGACAAGAACCCCAGAACCAACCCGGATGCTAAGCCTATCGAGGTGGTCGAAGACATCGCTGCACTACAGGCTGACG TATCCAGTGCTGGTTCGTCCCTTGGAACAGGAGGCATGAGCACCAAGATTATTGCTGCTAGGCTGGGCACTTCCGCTGGAGTCACGACTGTCATTACGAGGTCTTCTAACCCGGGAAACGTGCTCAACATTGTGCAGTATCTACAGTCAATACAAAAAGGGAACACTCCCCCCAGTCCAGATGAGCGTGCTGAAGGCTTGTCACGATCGGCATCAGCTCTGACGCTCTCCAACTTAAATGGCGCCCCTTGGCCCCCCTTACACACTCGCTTCATCCCCGCCAACGATCCCATCAGGGACCGTCATTTTTGGCTGCTTCACACTCCTCATCCCCACGGCACCCTCTACATCGACTCAGGCGCTtacaaggctcttgttggcaAGGCGGGTCTGCTTCCGGTTGGCGTCATTGATGTCGAGGGCAACTTTGCCCAACAGGAGGTGGTGCGTCTCGTGGCAGTCAAGCGGCGATCAACCCCTGGGCCTGATGGCAAAATGTGGGAGGGCACTCCTGAAGAAGTCGGCCGAGCTCTGGTCAACTATGCCGCCGCTGAGATCGCGCGGATCAAGGGCAAGCAGAgcgttgagattgagaagatccttGGCTATGCTGATAGTGAGTATGTCGCTCACAGACAGCATGTCGGTTTCTTTAAGAGAGACAGCAGGCCAGTGAGTCCAGCTCGAGAGATAAACGGTGCGGTAATGGAATAG
- a CDS encoding glutamate 5-kinase translates to MDVEKRPKHLAQLQALAAIGQCRLMSLWDSLFTHLRQPIAQILLTRNDIADRTRYFNAQNTFHALLEQGVIPIVNENDTLAVSEIKFGDNDTLSAITAAMIHADMLFLMTDVDCLYDKNPRTNPDAKPIEVVEDIAALQADVSSAGSSLGTGGMSTKIIAARLGTSAGVTTVITRSSNPGNVLNIVQYLQSIQKGNTPPSPDERAEGLSRSASALTLSNLNGAPWPPLHTRFIPANDPIRDRHFWLLHTPHPHGTLYIDSGAYKALVGKAGLLPVGVIDVEGNFAQQEVVRLVAVKRRSTPGPDGKMWEGTPEEVGRALVNYAAAEIARIKGKQSVEIEKILGYADSEYVAHRQHVGFFKRDSRPVSPAREINGAVME, encoded by the exons ATGGACGTCGAGAAGCGACCTAAGCATCTCGCACAGCTACAG GCTCTTGCAGCGATCGGTCAATGCCGCCTCATGAGTCTCTGGGATAGTTTGTTCACCCACCTCAGGCAGCCAATTGCTCAGATCCTCCTTACACGAAACGATATTGCAGAC CGAACGAGATACTTCAACGCCCAAAACACCTTCCATGCCCTTTTGGAACAAGGCGTAATCCCCATTGTTAACGAAAACGACACTCTTGCCGTTTCCGAAATTAAGTTCGGCGACAATGATACTCTCTCCGCCATCACTGCCGCTATGATACACGCTGATatgctgttcttgatgacgGATGTTGACTGTCTCTATGACAAGAACCCCAGAACCAACCCGGATGCTAAGCCTATCGAGGTGGTCGAAGACATCGCTGCACTACAGGCTGACG TATCCAGTGCTGGTTCGTCCCTTGGAACAGGAGGCATGAGCACCAAGATTATTGCTGCTAGGCTGGGCACTTCCGCTGGAGTCACGACTGTCATTACGAGGTCTTCTAACCCGGGAAACGTGCTCAACATTGTGCAGTATCTACAGTCAATACAAAAAGGGAACACTCCCCCCAGTCCAGATGAGCGTGCTGAAGGCTTGTCACGATCGGCATCAGCTCTGACGCTCTCCAACTTAAATGGCGCCCCTTGGCCCCCCTTACACACTCGCTTCATCCCCGCCAACGATCCCATCAGGGACCGTCATTTTTGGCTGCTTCACACTCCTCATCCCCACGGCACCCTCTACATCGACTCAGGCGCTtacaaggctcttgttggcaAGGCGGGTCTGCTTCCGGTTGGCGTCATTGATGTCGAGGGCAACTTTGCCCAACAGGAGGTGGTGCGTCTCGTGGCAGTCAAGCGGCGATCAACCCCTGGGCCTGATGGCAAAATGTGGGAGGGCACTCCTGAAGAAGTCGGCCGAGCTCTGGTCAACTATGCCGCCGCTGAGATCGCGCGGATCAAGGGCAAGCAGAgcgttgagattgagaagatccttGGCTATGCTGATAGTGAGTATGTCGCTCACAGACAGCATGTCGGTTTCTTTAAGAGAGACAGCAGGCCAGTGAGTCCAGCTCGAGAGATAAACGGTGCGGTAATGGAATAG
- a CDS encoding mitochondrial inner membrane protease ATP23 yields the protein MSSDSTPPPGVPAGTPSASNAEIKNDPAKTGFSPEISWWMNYFKMLSGQMTPEGKFFFREYTTEIEEEKDCKACERDRDWLFTYSPVVRFMSDKIQALNGRIDPSNVHCRRCPSSLRADGSVNWQSGGFSPNHGILICANHIKNRKHLEDTLAHEMVHAWDYVRWKNVDFMGQKDLKHAACTEIRASMLSGECRWTKEAFVRGNWRLTQQFQNCVRRRAIDSVTARSTCKDDVQATKVVNQVWDSCFADTRPFDEVYR from the exons ATGTCATCTGACTCTACACCTCCCCCAGGTGTCCCCGCTGGAACGCCAAGTGCTTCAAATGCAGAAATCAAGAACGACCCTGCAAAAACAGGGTTTTCTCCAGAGATCTCATGGTGGATGAACtacttcaagatgctctcgGGCCAAATGACACCCGAGGGAAAATTCTTCTTCCGAGAGTACACAACGGAaatcgaggaagaaaaagactgCAAAGCTTGTGAGAGAGACCGCGACTGGCTTTTTACCTATTCACCCGTCGTTCGCTTCATGTCCGACAAGATTCAGGCCCTCAATGGACGAATAGACCCTTCCAATGTTCACTGCCGTCGCTGTCCCTCCTCTCTGAGGGCTGATGGCTCTGTCAATTGGCAATCTGGTGGTTTCAGCCCCAATCATGGGATCCTCATATGTGCCAACCACATCAAGAACCGAAAGCATCTCGAGGATACGCTTGCGCATGAGATGGTGCATGCCTGGGACTACGTTCGGTGGAAGAATGTCGACTTTATGGGCCAAAAAGACTTGAAGCACGCCGCATGCACAGAG ATCCGAGCTTCAATGCTTAGTGGCGAGTGCAGATGGACAAAAGAGGCTTTTGTTCGGGGGAATTGGAGACTGACGCAGCAATTCCAAAATTGCGTCCGCAGAAGAGCCATTGATTCTGTCACGGCCAGATCCACGTGCAAGGACGACGTCCAAGCAACCAAAGTTGTCAACCAAGTTTGGGATTCTTGCTTTGCCGACACGCGGCCATTCGACGAGGTTTATCGATAA
- a CDS encoding glutamate 5-kinase — protein MRKMTSESMFQFMRGNGTKSLTIVIKLGTSSIVDEKTHEPLLPILTLIVDTAVKLRKDGHRVVIVSSGAIGVGLRRMDVEKRPKHLAQLQALAAIGQCRLMSLWDSLFTHLRQPIAQILLTRNDIADRTRYFNAQNTFHALLEQGVIPIVNENDTLAVSEIKFGDNDTLSAITAAMIHADMLFLMTDVDCLYDKNPRTNPDAKPIEVVEDIAALQADVSSAGSSLGTGGMSTKIIAARLGTSAGVTTVITRSSNPGNVLNIVQYLQSIQKGNTPPSPDERAEGLSRSASALTLSNLNGAPWPPLHTRFIPANDPIRDRHFWLLHTPHPHGTLYIDSGAYKALVGKAGLLPVGVIDVEGNFAQQEVVRLVAVKRRSTPGPDGKMWEGTPEEVGRALVNYAAAEIARIKGKQSVEIEKILGYADSEYVAHRQHVGFFKRDSRPVSPAREINGAVME, from the exons ATGAGAAAAATGACGAGTGAAAGCATGTTTCAAT TCATGAGAGGCAATGGGACAAAGTCTCtgaccatcgtcatcaagcttg GAACAAGCTCcattgtcgatgagaagaccCACGAACCACTTCTTCCGATTCTGACTCTCATTGTTGATACGGCTGTGAAGCTTCGCAAAGATGGTCACAGGGTGGTCATTGTTTCGTCCGGCGCTATTGGTGTTGGTCTCCGGCGTATGGACGTCGAGAAGCGACCTAAGCATCTCGCACAGCTACAG GCTCTTGCAGCGATCGGTCAATGCCGCCTCATGAGTCTCTGGGATAGTTTGTTCACCCACCTCAGGCAGCCAATTGCTCAGATCCTCCTTACACGAAACGATATTGCAGAC CGAACGAGATACTTCAACGCCCAAAACACCTTCCATGCCCTTTTGGAACAAGGCGTAATCCCCATTGTTAACGAAAACGACACTCTTGCCGTTTCCGAAATTAAGTTCGGCGACAATGATACTCTCTCCGCCATCACTGCCGCTATGATACACGCTGATatgctgttcttgatgacgGATGTTGACTGTCTCTATGACAAGAACCCCAGAACCAACCCGGATGCTAAGCCTATCGAGGTGGTCGAAGACATCGCTGCACTACAGGCTGACG TATCCAGTGCTGGTTCGTCCCTTGGAACAGGAGGCATGAGCACCAAGATTATTGCTGCTAGGCTGGGCACTTCCGCTGGAGTCACGACTGTCATTACGAGGTCTTCTAACCCGGGAAACGTGCTCAACATTGTGCAGTATCTACAGTCAATACAAAAAGGGAACACTCCCCCCAGTCCAGATGAGCGTGCTGAAGGCTTGTCACGATCGGCATCAGCTCTGACGCTCTCCAACTTAAATGGCGCCCCTTGGCCCCCCTTACACACTCGCTTCATCCCCGCCAACGATCCCATCAGGGACCGTCATTTTTGGCTGCTTCACACTCCTCATCCCCACGGCACCCTCTACATCGACTCAGGCGCTtacaaggctcttgttggcaAGGCGGGTCTGCTTCCGGTTGGCGTCATTGATGTCGAGGGCAACTTTGCCCAACAGGAGGTGGTGCGTCTCGTGGCAGTCAAGCGGCGATCAACCCCTGGGCCTGATGGCAAAATGTGGGAGGGCACTCCTGAAGAAGTCGGCCGAGCTCTGGTCAACTATGCCGCCGCTGAGATCGCGCGGATCAAGGGCAAGCAGAgcgttgagattgagaagatccttGGCTATGCTGATAGTGAGTATGTCGCTCACAGACAGCATGTCGGTTTCTTTAAGAGAGACAGCAGGCCAGTGAGTCCAGCTCGAGAGATAAACGGTGCGGTAATGGAATAG
- a CDS encoding glutamate 5-kinase — MRGNGTKSLTIVIKLGTSSIVDEKTHEPLLPILTLIVDTAVKLRKDGHRVVIVSSGAIGVGLRRMDVEKRPKHLAQLQALAAIGQCRLMSLWDSLFTHLRQPIAQILLTRNDIADRTRYFNAQNTFHALLEQGVIPIVNENDTLAVSEIKFGDNDTLSAITAAMIHADMLFLMTDVDCLYDKNPRTNPDAKPIEVVEDIAALQADVSSAGSSLGTGGMSTKIIAARLGTSAGVTTVITRSSNPGNVLNIVQYLQSIQKGNTPPSPDERAEGLSRSASALTLSNLNGAPWPPLHTRFIPANDPIRDRHFWLLHTPHPHGTLYIDSGAYKALVGKAGLLPVGVIDVEGNFAQQEVVRLVAVKRRSTPGPDGKMWEGTPEEVGRALVNYAAAEIARIKGKQSVEIEKILGYADSEYVAHRQHVGFFKRDSRPVSPAREINGAVME; from the exons ATGAGAGGCAATGGGACAAAGTCTCtgaccatcgtcatcaagcttg GAACAAGCTCcattgtcgatgagaagaccCACGAACCACTTCTTCCGATTCTGACTCTCATTGTTGATACGGCTGTGAAGCTTCGCAAAGATGGTCACAGGGTGGTCATTGTTTCGTCCGGCGCTATTGGTGTTGGTCTCCGGCGTATGGACGTCGAGAAGCGACCTAAGCATCTCGCACAGCTACAG GCTCTTGCAGCGATCGGTCAATGCCGCCTCATGAGTCTCTGGGATAGTTTGTTCACCCACCTCAGGCAGCCAATTGCTCAGATCCTCCTTACACGAAACGATATTGCAGAC CGAACGAGATACTTCAACGCCCAAAACACCTTCCATGCCCTTTTGGAACAAGGCGTAATCCCCATTGTTAACGAAAACGACACTCTTGCCGTTTCCGAAATTAAGTTCGGCGACAATGATACTCTCTCCGCCATCACTGCCGCTATGATACACGCTGATatgctgttcttgatgacgGATGTTGACTGTCTCTATGACAAGAACCCCAGAACCAACCCGGATGCTAAGCCTATCGAGGTGGTCGAAGACATCGCTGCACTACAGGCTGACG TATCCAGTGCTGGTTCGTCCCTTGGAACAGGAGGCATGAGCACCAAGATTATTGCTGCTAGGCTGGGCACTTCCGCTGGAGTCACGACTGTCATTACGAGGTCTTCTAACCCGGGAAACGTGCTCAACATTGTGCAGTATCTACAGTCAATACAAAAAGGGAACACTCCCCCCAGTCCAGATGAGCGTGCTGAAGGCTTGTCACGATCGGCATCAGCTCTGACGCTCTCCAACTTAAATGGCGCCCCTTGGCCCCCCTTACACACTCGCTTCATCCCCGCCAACGATCCCATCAGGGACCGTCATTTTTGGCTGCTTCACACTCCTCATCCCCACGGCACCCTCTACATCGACTCAGGCGCTtacaaggctcttgttggcaAGGCGGGTCTGCTTCCGGTTGGCGTCATTGATGTCGAGGGCAACTTTGCCCAACAGGAGGTGGTGCGTCTCGTGGCAGTCAAGCGGCGATCAACCCCTGGGCCTGATGGCAAAATGTGGGAGGGCACTCCTGAAGAAGTCGGCCGAGCTCTGGTCAACTATGCCGCCGCTGAGATCGCGCGGATCAAGGGCAAGCAGAgcgttgagattgagaagatccttGGCTATGCTGATAGTGAGTATGTCGCTCACAGACAGCATGTCGGTTTCTTTAAGAGAGACAGCAGGCCAGTGAGTCCAGCTCGAGAGATAAACGGTGCGGTAATGGAATAG
- a CDS encoding argininosuccinate lyase, with the protein MSRLSAICACGYAIESAKSTLNLSHFSRSLSRAPSLRSTTSCQDTPIFSAPNPSGISARPSISLPNTHVVYQFRWAQWLMAHAASFKQDLERLRQVFERVNLSPLGCGALAGNPFGIDRDSIAQELGFSGITLNSMNTSAERDFILDFLIFTSVFTSHISRWAEDLIIYSSSEFSFLRLADAYSTGSSLMPNKHNPDSCELLRGKSGRSFGQMAGLMMTMKGLPYCYNKDAQEGWEPMLDAVETVSDSLGIANGVISTLKVRPERMQAALDKTMLATDVAEWLVRNGCPFREAHHISGRVVALSENSGVSMDKLTLEQLQAIDPRFTAGIAEAFEYETSVEAKSSKGGTSRSAVLEQIQVVKAMLD; encoded by the exons ATGAGCAGGTTGTCTGCGATATGCGCATGTGGCTACGCGATCGAATCCGCGAAATCGACACTCAACTTGTCGCATTTCTCAAGGTCATTATCGCGCGCGCCGAGTCTGAGAT CGACTACATCATGCCAGGATACACCCATCTTCAGCGCGCCCAACCCGTCAGGTATATCAGCACGCCCTTCCATTTCACTCCCAAATACTCATGTTGTTTATCAATTCAGGTGGGCCCAATGGCTGATGGCGCATGCCGCTTCGTTCAAGCAAGATCTCGAGCGACTCCGCCAAGTTTTCGAAAGGGTCAACCTCAGTCCACTTGGCTGCGGCGCTCTGGCTGGCAACCCCTTTGGAATTGATCGAGACTCAATAGCTCAGGAGCTCGGTTTTAGCGGAATCACCTTAAACTCTATGAACACGAGCGCTGAAAGGGATTTTATTCTCGACTTCCTAATCTTCACGAGCGTTTTCACCAGCCACATCAGCAGGTGGGCTGAGGACCTCATTATTTACTCATCCTCTGAGTTCTCTTTCCTTCGACTGGCGGACGCATACAGTACGGGTAGTTCTCTAATGCCAAACAAACATAACCCCGATAGTTGCGAGCTTTTGCGCGGCAAGTCAGGGCGTTCTTTCGGTCAAATGGcagggttgatgatg ACTATGAAAGGCCTGCCATATTGCTACAATAAGGATGCCCAGGAGGGATGGGAACCTATGCTCGATGCAGTTGAGACTGTGTCCGATAGTCTTGGCATAGCTAACGGGGTTATCTCCACACTGAAGGTGCGACCTGAGCGGATGCAGGCTGCTCTAGATAAGACGATGCTAGCGACGGATGTTGCGGAGTGGCTGGTGAGGAATGGATGTCCGTTCAGAGAAGCTCACCACATCTCTGGACGTGTTGTTGCGCTGTCTGAAAACTCTGGGGTTTCGATGGACAAGCTGACACTGGAGCAACTGCAAGCTATTGATCCACGGTTCACAGCGGGCATTGCGGAGGCATTCGAGTACGAGACGAGCGTCGAGGCGAAATCGTCTAAAGGCGGTACGAGTCGGTCAGCCGTGCTGGAGCAGATCCAGGTCGTTAAGGCTATGTTAGATTAG
- a CDS encoding argininosuccinate lyase, with protein MAENKADAPAANMLWGGRFTGAIDPLMYKYNASINYDKALYKEDILGSIAFARANSKAGIISQDDFQAIERGLLQVMEEWKQGTFTIMPNDEDIHTANERRLGEVIGKDIAGRLHTGRSRNEQVVCDMRMWLRDRIREIDTQLVAFLKVIIARAESEIDYIMPGYTHLQRAQPVRWAQWLMAHAASFKQDLERLRQVFERVNLSPLGCGALAGNPFGIDRDSIAQELGFSGITLNSMNTSAERDFILDFLIFTSVFTSHISRWAEDLIIYSSSEFSFLRLADAYSTGSSLMPNKHNPDSCELLRGKSGRSFGQMAGLMMTMKGLPYCYNKDAQEGWEPMLDAVETVSDSLGIANGVISTLKVRPERMQAALDKTMLATDVAEWLVRNGCPFREAHHISGRVVALSENSGVSMDKLTLEQLQAIDPRFTAGIAEAFEYETSVEAKSSKGGTSRSAVLEQIQVVKAMLD; from the exons atggcagagAACAAGGCAGACGCTCCAGCAGCTAACATGCTCTGGGGAGGCCGGTTCACAG GTGCAATTGATCCTCTCATGTATAAGTACAATGCCTCCATCAACTACGACAAGGCTCTTTATAAGGAGGACATCCTTGGATCGATCGCTTTTGCCCGTGCCAACTCGAAGGCTGGCATTATTAGCCAAGATGACTTCCAGGCGATTGAGCGTGGTTTGCTCCAGGTGATGGAGGAATGGAAGCAAGGAACTTTCACCATCATGCCAAACGACGAAGAT ATCCACACCGCAAATGAACGTCGCCTAGGAGAGGTTATCGGCAAGGATATCGCGGGTAGGCTGCACACGGGGCGCAGTCGCAATGAGCAGGTTGTCTGCGATATGCGCATGTGGCTACGCGATCGAATCCGCGAAATCGACACTCAACTTGTCGCATTTCTCAAGGTCATTATCGCGCGCGCCGAGTCTGAGAT CGACTACATCATGCCAGGATACACCCATCTTCAGCGCGCCCAACCCGTCAG GTGGGCCCAATGGCTGATGGCGCATGCCGCTTCGTTCAAGCAAGATCTCGAGCGACTCCGCCAAGTTTTCGAAAGGGTCAACCTCAGTCCACTTGGCTGCGGCGCTCTGGCTGGCAACCCCTTTGGAATTGATCGAGACTCAATAGCTCAGGAGCTCGGTTTTAGCGGAATCACCTTAAACTCTATGAACACGAGCGCTGAAAGGGATTTTATTCTCGACTTCCTAATCTTCACGAGCGTTTTCACCAGCCACATCAGCAGGTGGGCTGAGGACCTCATTATTTACTCATCCTCTGAGTTCTCTTTCCTTCGACTGGCGGACGCATACAGTACGGGTAGTTCTCTAATGCCAAACAAACATAACCCCGATAGTTGCGAGCTTTTGCGCGGCAAGTCAGGGCGTTCTTTCGGTCAAATGGcagggttgatgatg ACTATGAAAGGCCTGCCATATTGCTACAATAAGGATGCCCAGGAGGGATGGGAACCTATGCTCGATGCAGTTGAGACTGTGTCCGATAGTCTTGGCATAGCTAACGGGGTTATCTCCACACTGAAGGTGCGACCTGAGCGGATGCAGGCTGCTCTAGATAAGACGATGCTAGCGACGGATGTTGCGGAGTGGCTGGTGAGGAATGGATGTCCGTTCAGAGAAGCTCACCACATCTCTGGACGTGTTGTTGCGCTGTCTGAAAACTCTGGGGTTTCGATGGACAAGCTGACACTGGAGCAACTGCAAGCTATTGATCCACGGTTCACAGCGGGCATTGCGGAGGCATTCGAGTACGAGACGAGCGTCGAGGCGAAATCGTCTAAAGGCGGTACGAGTCGGTCAGCCGTGCTGGAGCAGATCCAGGTCGTTAAGGCTATGTTAGATTAG
- a CDS encoding 60S ribosome subunit biogenesis protein nip7, whose amino-acid sequence MRPLTEKETQTLFEKLANYTGGSLKNLIAPLDDSPNPDRYVFRLVRDRVFYVRLSIANLATSIARDKLLSLGTCLGKFTKSGKFRLHITALPIIAEHARYKIWVKENGTMPFLYGSNIVKAHVGRWSEDCPEHQGVVVYSMNDTPLGFGVTARSTAEARRLDPTGVTCFRQADCGEYLRDEDNLFATG is encoded by the exons ATGCGCCCTCTCACAGAAAAGGAGACCCAGACTCTGTTCGAGAAACTGGCAAATTACACTGGCGGCTCCCTCAAGAACCTGATCGCACCCCTCGACGACTCCCCGAACCCTGATCGCTATGTCTTCCGCCTAGTCCGCGATCGTGTCTTTTACGTTCGTCTCTCGATCGCCAACCTGGCTACCTCTATTGCGCGTGATAAGCTCCTCTCTCTAGGAACTTGTCTTG GCAAATTCACAAAGTCTGGCAAGTTCCGCCTGCACATCACAGCCCTTCCCATCATCGCCGAGCACGCCCGCTACAAGATTTGGGTTAAGGAAAACGGAACCATGCCCTTCCTATACGgcagcaacatcgtcaaggcGCATGTCGGTCGTTGGTCAGAGGACTGCCCCGAACACCAAGGAGTTGTTGTCTACAGCATGAACGATACACCGCTCGGGTTTGGTGTCACTGCCCGCAGTACTGCCGAGGCCCGAAGATTGGATCCCACCGGTGTCACTTGTTTCAGACAGGCCGACTGTGGAGAGTACCTCCGTGACGAAGACAACTTGTTTGCGACGGGGTAG
- a CDS encoding AUR protein kinase — MATRTIEARFERMSVNDENDPLGDGSKLYSKTKTMVSSTTSQSIHGASRPNLFKVALQSQSSNTNAAVMLPSQAAQRKVNNAPPSPTRKALPSSSRTSNEAQDERKSVTLPEQISVPKQFHLGMFEIGRPLGKGKFGRVYLARERTTGFICALKVLHKNELQAGRVEKQVRREIEIQSNLRHPNILQLYGHFHDSKRVFLILEFAGKGELYKHLRKESRFPEWKAAQYIAQMASALRYLHRKHVIHRDIKPENILVGIHGEIKISDFGWSVHAPNNRRKTMCGTLDYLPPEMIKPGTSDNFYNEKVDLWSLGVLTYEFLVGEAPFEDTPVMTQRRIARADMSIPSWVSPEATDLIKKLLVLDPEKRIPLEQIQQHPWIIKHCVKGERASNREKAQ; from the exons ATGGCTACCCGTACAATTGAGGCGCGCTTCGAGCGCATGTCCGTCAACGATGAGAATGATCCCCTTGGCGACGGCTCCAAGCTCTACAGCAAGACAAAG ACTATGGTCTCATCTACCACATCACAAAGTATACATGGAGCCTCTCGGCCcaacctcttcaaagtcGCCCTCCAGTCGCAAAGCAGCAATACCAACGCTGCTGTGATGCTGCCATCCCAGGCTGCTCAACGAAAAGTCAATAACGCGCCTCCATCTCCTACAAGAAAAGcacttccatcttcttcaaggacgTCgaatgaagctcaagatgaacGAAAATCAGTCACACTGCCAGAGCAAATCAGCGTCCCTAAGCAGTTCCACCTCGGTATGTTCGAGATTGGCCGACCTCTGGGCAAGGGCAAGTTTGGACGAGTATACCTTGCTCGAGAGAGAACAACAGGCTTCATCTGCGCCCTCAAGGTCCTCCACAAGAATGAATTGCAAGCAGGCcgtgttgagaagcaggttCGCCGAGAGATCGAGATTCAAAGCAACCTGAGACACCCCAACATCCTTCAGCTCTACGGCCACTTCCACGATAGCAAGCGAGTATTCTTGATTCTCGAATTCGCTGGCAAGGGTGAACTATACAAGCACCTCCGAAAAGAGAGCCGGTTCCCCGAGTGGAAGGCAGCCCAGTACATCGCCCAGATGGCATCGGCATTGCGCTATCTGCATCGAAAGCATGTCATCCATCGGGATATCAAGCCTGAGAACATTTTGGTTGGTATCCATGGTGAGATCAAAATCTCGGATTTCGGATGGAGCGTGCACGCTCCCAACAACCGAAGGAAGACCATGTGTGGTACTCTTGACTACCTCCCTCCTGAGATGATCAAGCCAGGCACCTCTGACAACTTTTACAACGAGAAGGTCGACCTGTGGAGTTTGGGCGTTCTGACGTATGAGTTCCTCGTGGGTGAAGCGCCCTTCGAGGATACGCCAGTGATGACTCAACGAAGGATTGCTCGTGCTGACATGTCAATTCCTTCATGGGTCAGTCCTGAGGCTACGgacctcatcaagaag ctcttggtgttggaTCCTGAGAAGCGAATTCCTCTTGAGCAGATTCAGCAACACCCCTGGATCATCAAGCATTGCGTCAAGGGTGAGCGTGCATCTAACCGCGAGAAGGCGCAATAA